In Hemibagrus wyckioides isolate EC202008001 linkage group LG16, SWU_Hwy_1.0, whole genome shotgun sequence, the sequence atggcttgggtttACATACATGCTTCTGAAACATGCTCTAGCATGTAGCACCAGATTGAATTTAGAAGTCTAAAGATTCATTCTGCCTGCCAATTTTCAAAGAAATACACCTAAGTGAAACTAATGCAACGCCTCAAAGCAGACTGCCAACACAACAGAAGAGCTGAAAATTGGAAGTTAATCACCAGACTTTAACCCCAATGAGCATGCATTTCACCTATTAAAGTGGGAGAAccttcaaaacaaacaaactgaaagAAGCAGTACAAGGTTGGAGAAGTAGTACAAAAGTCACTCAGTTGCTGACTTGATGCTGTTATTGCAAGCAAGGGATATGTAgccaaatattaagtgttatttactttaatcaTCTTCTGTCATTAGATCTAAATGTCAGCAAATGAAAGCATCTgatgtaaatgcaaatgtaaatcCTATCCATTATCTCATATTAAACTTTAGGTTTAAAAACCCACGtgtctttactaacaaaaacaTTACACTTGGCCTTTATGTCCCAATACTTTAGGAGGGCACTGTACCTGTCTGttataaacaaaatgtaaacttttttttattatgcacCAAtccttttaatatatttaaaattaacaCAGCTTGCATTCTGTCCTAATTCTTGTCACAAATTctatctttgtttgtttttaaagatgCCTATTAAGTGCCACCTTAACTACAAAATCCTAATTATGACCATTTAAGCCCTAAACTCTAGCTCTGGCAGGCTTACTGTTAAATCCGAGggaagatgattttttttatattacctCTTACTGAGAATGAGGATGTGAGTTATAGATGTTCTATACATAGcatatttatagttttattttctgttttgtttttcttagaaTATATCTTTGTATATCTTATCTTAGAATATAATGAgtaggttttttgtttttgtttgtttgtttattgtgcaTATGAATTTGACTGTCATTCACATCTCCTTTTCTCTAGAATGGAGAAATATATCAAAGAGAAGGAGATATTAGAAAGAGAGCTGTACAACCGCTTTGTTCTGATCCTTAATGGGAAGAAGGCCAAGATCCGCACTTTACAGGAGAGGATAAAACAGCTAGAGAATACTATACAAGAAGAAAAGCACAGGTAAAAAGCCCCCTGGATGACCTACAGTATTCTTTTACAGTAGCAAATTAATGTGTATCAATTTATgaatttttattactttattacacAGGATTTACTAGACATGTTTACCCCTTAGAGCTACTGATATATCATCTCTACCTATTATTTTTGGCTGTAtttcagaaaataataaaaaaaaataaaacaaatcatacaaaaaaaataaaacaagtcaTATCTAAATTTTGAATATGATCTAGACATTCCACTTAAGCAATTGGAGAATTCTAAATCTTCCATCCAAGAACTCAAATCCCTAAAGACTAAGCACCCCATAATTACCAGCATCCTAGTTAAAGTGGATTCCTTACAGAAAGAAAATCTTAGCATCTGTCTCTGCTGGATACAGAGTCATATGGCAGTGAACAAGCAGACATTGCTGCTAAGGAAGCCCTCAAAATGGGAATCACAGATTGTAAAATCCCACCATTAAACCTCAAACCAATAATAAACTCGTACATCTCCAAAAAGTGGCAGAATGGGACCAGTGCATTCATAACAAACTACTCAAAATCAGCcctacaataaataaaagacaatcCCTCAACTTATCCTCTGAAACCAGATACGATCAGATCATATACACAAGATTTGTTTTGGACACTCAAGACTTACACATGCTTTCCTACTCAGTGGTGATGAGCCCccagtgtgtgatctctgtaaAACAAGAATGAGCGTTAAACATATATTAATCTTCCAAAATGTCTTACCAAGGAAGATCCTGGAGTTCTTATTGAGTATTGAAGTGCTACTGTTGACACAATTGAAATAATGTTCTATTGTTGTCATACTATAAGAACTACTAAAATATTCCACTTTACCTACCTTGATCCTGCCATGATTATAGCCATTGATTCTGGTATGGCATTTAAACAGTGgcaggccatgcatttcacacctaggccttcactggtgtctttcctgaattaatccacctctataccatcattatgacgccacggcaatagatactaatcaactgttaaatagcaaagtataaaaaataaattagtctacagtatttcacacctcacaaggaatagtcaattttattcaaaaaagacattcttgatgacgtatgcagcaaactgcaatctccggaggacgcagtaTCCAAAATGAGACGCgacgaatatagaaacactgtataacggTGCGTTGTCATAGGCTCTtgtagcgaacatgaataaaattacattacatatagcaaaaaaacaaattaacacaattcagtctcaagtctcctttcactgcagcgcaaaaaaaacaaaaaaaaaacaaacaaacaaaaaaaaacccacagtccaccccggggatctggaatgaagtcaaattgtttgttttgtgcaaaagaaaatccaaaatcataaatggttcttgaaccaactattttgaagaatcaaaaggattttattgaaaagtccaccttgaaaatgcatttgaaaGGATGTCtacgaccaaatcgatttcttctcctctgtcagccattgtgagttaaaatatatatataaatatatatatttaagctATAGGCgtctgcactattgattctgaaggccttaaggcctggcaacacatgatgtcagccactggctgaaatatgattggataaatactcttatcataattatacactactggaagcagcgcaaccaagagaaaagctatgaaatgtagagaatagactattgggaacaatttaatacacattcatggaaaaatatattaacatgcaagtcagtgattcagatcattgctgtttaggccagcagagaaggccttgctggccctgatggtccACCACTGCATTTAAAtaccaataaacaaacaaaccaagatcttttactgctgcgCATGATGAAACAAAGATCATCCAGAGCTATCCATTAAtatgtaatcagaaagcttacttctggctgcatgtAGTCCTCATTCAAGCACCTCTGTATTGTCAGAATTAAGTAGGAGGAAGTTAATAAGCATCCACATCTACAACCTTTTCTCGGATCTTACAGATAAAGGGGAGGATTAATATTGACCTATAGttggacagctgacaggggcTGAGGTCAAGTTTTTTATTTAGGGGGTTTATATAACTGCTTGTTTAAAAGATTTTGATACATAGCCAGTGCTAAATGCTGAGAAGTCTCCAACAATTAATGCTTGTCTAGAAAAACAAGTTGGTTTGAAATCAAATTTGAAAATTCACAGAGGAATTCAGAATCCTGGGGGTGgtctataaataattaatagtgGAAACAATTCTGAATGCTTTATGTGGCTAcatatgtttgttttaaaaagttTCAAACATGTTGAATTTATGTCTAGGTTTTTGTGTGATACCTATTAGGATAATCATAAATAACTGTGACACCTCCCCTGCCAATTAGGAGAGgctgatgtacagtacattacacttTTGATAAGTAACAAAAGTCCTTTAGAGGTAAGAGCattcctagcttcagatcagaGGTGCTGGCCTCGCATTCACACTGATAAAATTTTATGCTAATCCAGTTACTAAAACAAAATTTCGGAGTGCCTCCACATTTTTGTTTAGCTCAGTGAACATGCCATGCTGCATTGGGTTGGGACCAGAGCATATTACTCCATTGGACACCGCCTTCCATTTTAttaattgcactttttgactatatattgtatattcaaaatgtatacatttctgtaaagctgatttcTAACAAGTTAAAAGTGCTATGCATATataactgaattaaatttgtgTTTCCAGAGAGTAGGTGTTCTATTTTTCTTAATTCAACTGAATCATTGCAGTTTATTGCTTCAGACTCTaggaggtggtggtgtttaTCTCTTAATTTCTACGGCAGATGCACTGGCTGTGAAAGGCAttcccactctcacacacacacaaagacaaaagaaTATTGCTTTGGtgcacacactctactctgcagaatttctttttctttgggtCCCTCTTTGCTTCCTTCAAGAGCAACAAATCTTTCTAgtaatactgtatataagaGATACATTTAGGTCCAtgattattttacatatatatgatatataatgaaaaaaatcatagttATTTTAGCTGTTTTCCACAAGGTATTCTAgttgaaattaaataatgaatgagCTTAAGGGGTATGTATATGAAAATTGGGCAAATCTTCTaggaattaaaataattttttatatgaGGCTCCCCTCCTTTATgaacatgaatataaatatattgctgAATATAAATATGTTGCTTGATGCTTCTTTACTGCTGAAAATATGGCCATTTCCTTACATTTCCTGATGGAGCATAGTAATTTATTAGTAGACATTAGCTCATAATCAGCCAGAAAAAGCGTAGCAACATTCAACAAATAATAGGCATTTACATTTACTAATGCTTAATTTGTATTATGtaattatttgtaaaatgtattatGTAAGAGGACTGGAAAATTTAAATACTGTTTTATGCAGCTCTATAAAGTACaaaatccagagagacttacagaaATGCTTCGTAGTCTCTATCAAAAACATGAATAATGTTAacttttaatatgttttttataGCACAGTGATAAAAATGTTCTATCCAAAAGGACAATAGGTAATATTATTGTGGCTCTTAAATTGTCGATCTGGTGATATGGTATTTTGAAGAGTGCATTAATGTACACTCTctatgatgtattttttttctcctcccagCTGGAAGAAAGGGGAAAGCTGTCATAGAGAAAAACATCATGCAGATGAGAAAATTGAAAACAGTGACTATGGAAACACCacagatgaggaagaggaaccGAAAACTCAGAATTTCAAACCAAGGAATCAAGGTTGAGTAGCAATATAATATATGAACATTTGTATGTGCAAGATCTACCCAAGGCTTTCTTCATTTTACTTCATGCAGTGGTTTAAAGATGTCATGCCTGGCTCCCACTAGCACTCCACACAACTGCAAACCGTTCTATAGCCTTTAAAATTTCTACTGACTCCACAAACATGTAATACACTCTATGAAAGCACACATTTGTAAAGAATGTCTTTTATTTTGGTACTGAGCTTCAGTTTATTTCATCAGAGATATTTTCATGACCAGCACTGAAAGGCTAACAATGTTCTTGGAGGCAGACATTACacataataaaacaaatgaaatgtggaaaaaggGTTGACTTAGTGAAGCTATTTCTTGCAAGCAtaactataaaaaataattgtgtgGTTGCTATTGTCTGTTTCCTATATGGAACTATGTTGtactacagtgagggaaaaaaattatttgatcccctgttgattttgtacgtttgcccactgacaaagaaatgatcagtctgtaattttaatggtaggtttatctgaacagtgagagacagaataacaacaaaaaaaacagaaaaacacatttcaaaaaagttatacattgatttgcattttattaagtgaaataagtatttgacccctttgcaaaacatgacttagtacttggtggcaaacccttgttgacAATCaaagacgtcagacatttcttgtagttggccaccaggtttgcacacatctcgcatctcaaggaatttgggcccactcctctttgcagatcctctccaagtcattaaggttttgtggctgacccttcagctccctccacagattttctatgggattaaggtctggagactggctaggccactacaggaccttaatgtgttTCTtgttgaaccactcctttgttgccttggccgtgtgttttgggtcattgtcaggctggaatatccatccacgacccattttcaatgcccaggctgagggaaggaggttctcatccaagatttaacggtaaaTGGCCCCATCAATGGTCTCTTTGATGCGGtacagttgtcctgtcacctggggatggtgtacttggggtcataggcagcattcctcctcctccaaacacggcaagttgagttgatgctaaagagctggattttggtctcatttgaccacaacactttcacccagttctcctctgaatcattcagatattcactggcaaacttcagatgagcccgtacatggtgctttctttagcagggggaccttgcgggcgctactggatttcagtctttcacagcatagtgtgttaccaattgttttcttggtgactgtggtcccagctgccttgagatcattgacaaaatcctccagtgtaattctgggctgattccttgccgttctcatgatcattgagactccatgaggtgagatcttgcatggagccccagaccgaggaagattgacagtccttttgtgtttcttccatttgggaataatcgcaccaaccaTCGCagtccagccttgtgtaggtctacaatcttgtccctgacatccatggacagctctttggtcttggccatgatggagagtttggaatctgattgattgcttccttctgtggacaggtgtctttcacacaggtaacgagctgagattaagagcactccctgaGAGtgatctcagctccttacctgtataaaagacacctgggagccagaaatctttctgattgataggggatcaaatacttatttcactcattaaaatacaaatcaatgtagaacttttctgaaatgcatttttctggatttttttgttgttattctgcctctcactgttcaaatacacctaccattaaaattacagactgatcatttctttgtcagtgggcaaacgtacaaaatcagcaggggatcaaataattttttccctcactgtacttAGGTTCGGTAACTATGAACTTGTATTGTGATACCTATAATGTTTTGCACTATTGGATAGAAGAATCAGTATATCTGTAAAGTAtaaatttaatacatttcttttttgaAAGTGCTGGCAAACAACCCAGTGGATGACAGTTTAAATGACATTGCGGATGTGGCCCCAAGCCGAAAACGGCGTCAACGTGGCTTTCCATCCTTGGAATcccaaaccaaaaaaacagctctgggaaagagaaaaaccttaaggTAATATCCTCACACTAGCTACTTAATTTATAAGATGCACCGAATGTTCTGATTGTTATACTGAATACTTtgaatactttatttaaaaagcatacCTAACACAAAAAATGCAAAGGAATCCTTCCTTTTGGGTAGTGCTAGTTTATACTgcatattaacattttttttacattaaattacatttacataaatttACACTAATGTTTTAAGTAAATCTCCATCTCTCTAATTCCTTTAAATTGATGGAATAATGGAATTAGAcaatctattttaaaaaaagaaatctgacatttaaatgtttgtcaggtacacagccacacactgatCCATAATTTTTTCAATTGATGTTGAAAAAACAAGCATTATTATGTTTTCTGTTGTACATTATCAAGTAAAATGCCAAGGTTAGCCAAGACATTTTGGCATTTGCAGTGCTGTCAGTGAAATAACAGTCACAAAAAAAGTTTATCACTTTATCTCAGTAAACATTTACTTTTGTTTGTACAGTGgatatacacagaccaggcataacattataatattgtgttggcccccctttgctgtcaaaacagccctgacccgtcatgcactgtgtattctgacacctttcaaattcaaattcaaattttatttgtcacatacgaaatcatacacaatacaacatgtaatgaaatgctttttatgactgcctacaactgaagaaagaatataaactaaagtgtgtggacaagaaaagtatagggatataggttctttctgtcagaaccagcattaacttcttcagcaatttgaacaacaacaatatcaatgagccttggcggcccatgaccctgtcgccggttcaccactgatccttccttggaccacttttgatagattctgaccactgcagaccaggaataccccacaagagctgcagttctggagatgcttggatccagtcgtctagccatcacaatttggcccttgtcaaactcgctgaaatccttacgtttgcccatttatcctgcttctaacacatcaactttgaggacaaaatgttcacttgataCCATGATGAGGACATAATCAGTGTAATCcccttcacctgtcagtggtcataactttatggctgatcggtgtatagcaTAACTCACATTAAGTGAGTTGAGGCTAAAGTGTTGCTGTCATTTATGTTATAAGCATCATAGAAAAGTACAGTGAAATGCTACCAATTTTATCTTCTGGACCACAAATTTTTGGTATGTGTGCCAGGGAAAATAACATGTGATTTGAAGAATTTGTAGGAACAAGGTTTGTGTGCTGCCCACAACCATCTAGGCCTGATTAACTGTTGGTTACACTACAGTTTTAACAAACCTGTCTATACACAATTCCAAACTTTTTGGAAATTTGTGGAATGAAAGCTCACTTGGGAGCTGCCAGTTTCGAGAGTGCCATAGGATGTGACTTTAAACTATTTGAACTATTTATCATGTCCCAAAAACCATtcctgaatatttttttcagtgtgaaaGGGCAAATTGTCCTGCTAAAAGGGTCCACTGCCATTAGGAATGACCATgatgtacttggtctgcaataATGTTTATGTAGGTGTTACATAAACACCGGCCAGAGCACCTCGCTGCCTCCACCATCTGTACCAATAATGCAGCCTTTGTATCAttaccagcattaactttttttaaGCAATTTGTGCTATAGTAGCCCTTCTGCAGGCTCTGACTAGGCAGGCTAGCCTTTGCTcgccacatgcatcagtgagctttgGGCAACAGTAACCTGGTTGCTGCTTCACTGGTTGTAATTCTTTGGACCaattttggtaggtactaaccactgcataccaggaacaaCTCATAAAGCAGGTGTTATGCCTCATATCAGGTGTACACCTGCACATCTGTGCAACTATCTAATcatccaatcatgtggcagcaacacagtacaaaatgtaatgtaattatgAAGAATATAATAACAATCTCTAgtgtttacacagaattttgCAAAAGGATAAATTATAGAGAGAAaagcactgagagagagagctgagcaGCACAGAATCATgtgctgaaaataaaattaaaacaaaattgcTGAAAAGATAAGGTAATAGTtgcaaaagtaaaataaagattCTCCTGTTTCTTTGTTCCTTATTCAACCAAGAAAAGTGTCATAGTGCCATTACTTATTGCTACTAATACTTATTGTTAACATTAACTGATTACACCTGAGAACAGCCAGCTGAACAATTAAATTCAAGGAACATTATTCCAGTATTTGACCTGATACTGATCATATTAAGACTTCAGCCAAATGTTAAAACCAACTTCTTAAAAATCCTGATTACAAGTTAAGTCTGTCATTTAGTATTGTAGTCCTCTAATACTGTGACTGTTCTTATTAATTCTAATTATAGGAATAATCTGCATGAAGAAACCAAAGCAGAAATGAGTAAAGTTCCATTTCAGCAGCCTACACAAGTCAGTCCAGATCCTGATGACCTGTTTGATGACATCTAAGTGCCTTTATGTTTGTGACACATTATTCAATAAATGAATTTGTGGGTTAAGATTAAAGCGGGACTTTACATATATAGCTTAGACGGTGAACATCCCAACAGACATTTTAGCATTTGTATTTGTTAAAGACATAATAAaa encodes:
- the xrcc4 gene encoding DNA repair protein XRCC4 isoform X1 produces the protein MKVSVREISIASKPECTFYFKLQWDKDLGAGFVVVLCDGVSAWSGEVSEEDVSREAQEMEIPREKYVSDLQLILTGDVQADQSYSFHLAPEQSGSHILQLSYEKIQSNMSFRFGMVELLPVPEPTKVIKELISYSLECSAHLEAVKHKIQQENQRLRNKQEHITAKMEKYIKEKEILERELYNRFVLILNGKKAKIRTLQERIKQLENTIQEEKHSWKKGESCHREKHHADEKIENSDYGNTTDEEEEPKTQNFKPRNQVLANNPVDDSLNDIADVAPSRKRRQRGFPSLESQTKKTALGKRKTLRNNLHEETKAEMSKVPFQQPTQVSPDPDDLFDDI
- the xrcc4 gene encoding DNA repair protein XRCC4 isoform X2 — protein: MEIPREKYVSDLQLILTGDVQADQSYSFHLAPEQSGSHILQLSYEKIQSNMSFRFGMVELLPVPEPTKVIKELISYSLECSAHLEAVKHKIQQENQRLRNKQEHITAKMEKYIKEKEILERELYNRFVLILNGKKAKIRTLQERIKQLENTIQEEKHSWKKGESCHREKHHADEKIENSDYGNTTDEEEEPKTQNFKPRNQVLANNPVDDSLNDIADVAPSRKRRQRGFPSLESQTKKTALGKRKTLRNNLHEETKAEMSKVPFQQPTQVSPDPDDLFDDI